One window of the Triticum dicoccoides isolate Atlit2015 ecotype Zavitan chromosome 3B, WEW_v2.0, whole genome shotgun sequence genome contains the following:
- the LOC119278895 gene encoding BTB/POZ domain-containing protein FBL11-like isoform X2, whose translation MSAAGDGEDGGGAAADTVVLEITDAAASPSSTPPPTPIPVSALAGPLPSPTVVAVRADRGRLIESSSYFRALLGGSFSESGSGYVRISCDLAAAVQVLRYLFEPPASFAISHHNFLQLLENTASQLAVPSQELELGGHLDEGALFLAVESLLADCERWFRTVRSRNPSMVVPLDIIIEAWYFAQKHGVTFVEDVCPGYLAQNFVQVISSRSFVHIPYDLLCSTIDSPHLTVDSEKQLCEAILSWVSASRQSSEQSVSNSADNQLSLLSKVRVCLLPLGFAAGTKRNCFEFGNNAVCMILNLLKDSLQTLLYTVTDDNLDSYRIRLTEYSKKIVLSGCPQLTTQFLYISALPTDLDAVFKRTIVSDVNDGCLNHYNGLVKKAKTLSFRNFEDLQYLLLRCPWINEINLSIDTSVILSKYSIISSRSEVRRDVNRNLSSYYMQSGSYGTSVNPVFSNISKLILEGRNDITDMNLLEISMLKSSLCYINIKHCTLLTDDGISTLLLNCRKMHSMVLSYTSFGYHSIQTLCSLDPSDSFSYHKDEHAHVMAFRLQELHLEGCEGISCAAMSQLVSNMNIVKSLCLRETSLADGALCNFVGSSLEYLDISETLVSMVSLAPVIRRNSNLSCLKTAGCRNLLFEQGEVQSTSGNKYGRFLQEITSMCYLEDVEMGWAFCPVRVDDLIPSFSKVRRMTVGLGTTLPENILHALPEICPFLESLVLRFQVISDRVVRNLLESSTNLQVLCLHYCLGSLTSFSFQTKAPALRILRLQWVTPWITNDDLTILTQNCNLVELLLSGCKLLDPSSQEIISSGWPNLTCLQLEECGRITVDGVSSILDCKALEDVLIRHTGRGIGRTIITDAIRELPLLRKLALDLCDASEGGYDTPNVPEGKMMRSVRMSRCKKSAAAARSCFGEASSSSSNPKPVQHRETIVLEWSSRQLTTTVVEERL comes from the exons ATGTCCGCCGCCGGCGACGGGGAAGatggcggcggcgccgccgccgacacggtGGTCCTGGAGATCACCGACGCGGCAGCATCTCCCTCCTCCACGCCCCCACCTACCCCCATCCCAGTCTCCGCCCTCGCCGGCCCCCTCCCGTCCCCGACCGTCGTCGCGGTCCGCGCCGACCGGGGCAGGCTAATCGAGAGCTCCTCCTACTTCCGCGCCCTCCTCGGCGGCAGCTTCAG CGAATCGGGCAGCGGCTACGTGCGGATCAGCtgcgacctcgccgccgccgtgcagGTCCTGCGCTACCTCTTCGAGCCCCCCGCGAGCTTCGCGATTTCGCATCACAACTTCCTGCAGCTGCTGGAG AATACAGCTTCCCAACTAGCCGTGCCGAGCCAAGAGCTTGAGCTTGGTGGTCATTTGGATGAG GGTGCTCTGTTTCTCGCTGTCGAGAGCCTTCTAGCGGACTGCGAAAGGTGGTTCAGAACCGTGAGATCTCGGAATCCCTCCATGGTGGTACCGTTGGATATCATAATCGAGGCCTGGTATTTCGCTCAAAAGCATG GGGTTACTTTTGTTGAAGACGTATGTCCAGGATATCTAGCTCAGAATTTT GTACAAGTTATCTCCAGTAGGTCATTTGTTCATATACCTTATGATCTGCTGTGCTCCACCATTGATTCCCCACACCTGACTGTGGATAG TGAAAAGCAATTGTGTGAAGCAATTTTATCTTGGGTTTCCGCAAGTAGGCAATCCTCTGAACAATCAGTCTCCAACTCAGCAGATAACCAACTCTCCCTTCTTAGCAAG GTTAGGGTATGCCTTTTACCTTTAGGATTTGCAGCAG GTACAAAGAGAAACTGCTTTGAATTTGGGAACAATGCTGTATGTATGATTCTTAATCTGCTTAAGGACAGTTTGCAAACTCTACTGTATACAGTTACCGATGACAACTTGGATAGTTACCGTATTCGATTAACAGAATACTCCAAG aaaatagTACTTTCGGGATGTCCCCAGTTAACTACGCAATTCCTATACATATCAGCGCTCCCCACTGATCTAGATGCTGTATTTAAGAGAACTATAGTGAGCGATGTTAACGATGGATGTTTGAACCATTACAATGGGCTGGTGAAGAAGGCTAAAACCTTGTCATTTAGAAAT TTTGAAGATTTGCAGTATTTGTTACTGAGATGTCCATGGATTAATGAAATCAATTTGAGTATTGATACAAGCGTTATACTATCCAAGTACTCGATTATATCTTCTAGATCTGAAGTACGGCGTGACGTGAATCGAAATCTATCTAGCTATTACATGCAAAGTGGATCATATGGGACCTCAGTAAACCCAGTTTTCTCAAATATATCAAAATTGATACTGGAAGGCCGAAATGATATTACTG ATATGAACTTGCTGGAGATATCCATGCTGAAAAGTTCTCTATGTTATATAAACATTAAACATTGCACCCTGTTGACAGACGATGGTATATCTACACTACTGTTGAATTGTAGAAAAATGCACTCGATGGTTCTTTCTTATACATCGTTTGGATATCATTCAATTCAAACCCTATGCTCATTGGATCCTTCAGATAGCTTTTCTTACCATAAGGATGAACATGCTCATGTTATGGCATTTAGGTTGCAAGAATTGCATCTGGAAGGCTGTGAAG GTATTAGTTGTGCTGCTATGTCCCAGCTAGTGAGTAATATGAATATTGTGAAGTCCTTATGCTTAAGGGAGACATCACTTGCAGATGGCGCTCTCTGCAACTTTGTTGGCTCTTCACTTGAGTATCTTGATATTTCGGAGACTCTG GTTTCTATGGTCTCATTGGCACCAGTTATACGAAGGAACTCTAATTTGAGCTGCTTGAAAACAGCTGGATGCCGTAACCTGCTGTTTGAACAGGGTGAGGTACAATCCACGAGTGGTAACAAGTATGGCAGGTTTCTTCAGGAGATAACCAGTATGTGCTATTTGGAGGATGTAGAAATGGGCTGGGCATTTTGCCCTGTTCGAGTTGATGACCTCATTCCTTCTTTTAGTAAAGTAAGGAGGATGACAGTTGGCCTCGGCACAACATTACCGGAGAATATCCTGCATGCTCTTCCTGAGATCTGCCCGTTTCTCGAGTCTTTGGTTCTTAGGTTTCAG GTAATCTCTGACAGAGTTGTAAGAAATCTATTGGAATCATCAACAAATCTTCAGGTGCTCTGCCTGCACTATTGCCTCGGGAGTTTGACTTCATTTAGCTTTCAAACAAAGGCACCTGCGTTAAGAATATTACGGCTCCAGTGGGTTACTCCATGGATCACAAATGATGATCTGACAATTCTTACACAGAATTGCAATTTAGTTGAACTTTTGCTGTCTGGTTGCAAACTCCTGGACCCCA GCTCTCAAGAGATAATCTCGTCTGGGTGGCCAAACTTGACATGCTTACAGCTTGAG GAATGTGGTCGGATAACAGTTGATGGGGTTTCTTCTATTTTAGACTGTAAAGCTTTGGAAGATGTCTTGATTAGGCACACG GGTAGAGGTATCGGAAGAACCATCATTACTGATGCAATCAGAGAG CTACCGCTCTTGAGGAAGCTGGCGCTGGACCTCTGCGACGCGTCCGAGGGCGGCTACGACACCCCGAAC GTTCCGGAGGGGAAGATGATGAGGAGCGTGAGGATGAGCAGGTGCAAGAAGTCGGCGGCAGCGGCGAGGTCGTGCTTTGGAGAGGCGTCCTCCTCGAGCTCGAACCCGAAGCCGGTGCAGCACAGGGAGACCATCGTGCTGGAGTGGAGCAGCCGGCAGCTGACGACCACCGTAGTGGAAGAAAGACTCTAG
- the LOC119278895 gene encoding BTB/POZ domain-containing protein FBL11-like isoform X1, with amino-acid sequence MSAAGDGEDGGGAAADTVVLEITDAAASPSSTPPPTPIPVSALAGPLPSPTVVAVRADRGRLIESSSYFRALLGGSFSESGSGYVRISCDLAAAVQVLRYLFEPPASFAISHHNFLQLLEGALFLAVESLLADCERWFRTVRSRNPSMVVPLDIIIEAWYFAQKHGVTFVEDVCPGYLAQNFVQVISSRSFVHIPYDLLCSTIDSPHLTVDSEKQLCEAILSWVSASRQSSEQSVSNSADNQLSLLSKVRVCLLPLGFAAGTKRNCFEFGNNAVCMILNLLKDSLQTLLYTVTDDNLDSYRIRLTEYSKKIVLSGCPQLTTQFLYISALPTDLDAVFKRTIVSDVNDGCLNHYNGLVKKAKTLSFRNVRIVDLSKCPNVHFGAAILWMKWAFPELRTFIASYCLLFQFEDLQYLLLRCPWINEINLSIDTSVILSKYSIISSRSEVRRDVNRNLSSYYMQSGSYGTSVNPVFSNISKLILEGRNDITDMNLLEISMLKSSLCYINIKHCTLLTDDGISTLLLNCRKMHSMVLSYTSFGYHSIQTLCSLDPSDSFSYHKDEHAHVMAFRLQELHLEGCEGISCAAMSQLVSNMNIVKSLCLRETSLADGALCNFVGSSLEYLDISETLVSMVSLAPVIRRNSNLSCLKTAGCRNLLFEQGEVQSTSGNKYGRFLQEITSMCYLEDVEMGWAFCPVRVDDLIPSFSKVRRMTVGLGTTLPENILHALPEICPFLESLVLRFQVISDRVVRNLLESSTNLQVLCLHYCLGSLTSFSFQTKAPALRILRLQWVTPWITNDDLTILTQNCNLVELLLSGCKLLDPSSQEIISSGWPNLTCLQLEECGRITVDGVSSILDCKALEDVLIRHTGRGIGRTIITDAIRELPLLRKLALDLCDASEGGYDTPNVPEGKMMRSVRMSRCKKSAAAARSCFGEASSSSSNPKPVQHRETIVLEWSSRQLTTTVVEERL; translated from the exons ATGTCCGCCGCCGGCGACGGGGAAGatggcggcggcgccgccgccgacacggtGGTCCTGGAGATCACCGACGCGGCAGCATCTCCCTCCTCCACGCCCCCACCTACCCCCATCCCAGTCTCCGCCCTCGCCGGCCCCCTCCCGTCCCCGACCGTCGTCGCGGTCCGCGCCGACCGGGGCAGGCTAATCGAGAGCTCCTCCTACTTCCGCGCCCTCCTCGGCGGCAGCTTCAG CGAATCGGGCAGCGGCTACGTGCGGATCAGCtgcgacctcgccgccgccgtgcagGTCCTGCGCTACCTCTTCGAGCCCCCCGCGAGCTTCGCGATTTCGCATCACAACTTCCTGCAGCTGCTGGAG GGTGCTCTGTTTCTCGCTGTCGAGAGCCTTCTAGCGGACTGCGAAAGGTGGTTCAGAACCGTGAGATCTCGGAATCCCTCCATGGTGGTACCGTTGGATATCATAATCGAGGCCTGGTATTTCGCTCAAAAGCATG GGGTTACTTTTGTTGAAGACGTATGTCCAGGATATCTAGCTCAGAATTTT GTACAAGTTATCTCCAGTAGGTCATTTGTTCATATACCTTATGATCTGCTGTGCTCCACCATTGATTCCCCACACCTGACTGTGGATAG TGAAAAGCAATTGTGTGAAGCAATTTTATCTTGGGTTTCCGCAAGTAGGCAATCCTCTGAACAATCAGTCTCCAACTCAGCAGATAACCAACTCTCCCTTCTTAGCAAG GTTAGGGTATGCCTTTTACCTTTAGGATTTGCAGCAG GTACAAAGAGAAACTGCTTTGAATTTGGGAACAATGCTGTATGTATGATTCTTAATCTGCTTAAGGACAGTTTGCAAACTCTACTGTATACAGTTACCGATGACAACTTGGATAGTTACCGTATTCGATTAACAGAATACTCCAAG aaaatagTACTTTCGGGATGTCCCCAGTTAACTACGCAATTCCTATACATATCAGCGCTCCCCACTGATCTAGATGCTGTATTTAAGAGAACTATAGTGAGCGATGTTAACGATGGATGTTTGAACCATTACAATGGGCTGGTGAAGAAGGCTAAAACCTTGTCATTTAGAAATGTACGCATTGTGGATCTCTCCAAATGTCCAAATGTACATTTTGGTGCAGCAATTTTATGGATGAAGTGGGCATTTCCAGAATTGAGGACGTTCATTGCTTCCTATTGTTTACTCTTTCAGTTTGAAGATTTGCAGTATTTGTTACTGAGATGTCCATGGATTAATGAAATCAATTTGAGTATTGATACAAGCGTTATACTATCCAAGTACTCGATTATATCTTCTAGATCTGAAGTACGGCGTGACGTGAATCGAAATCTATCTAGCTATTACATGCAAAGTGGATCATATGGGACCTCAGTAAACCCAGTTTTCTCAAATATATCAAAATTGATACTGGAAGGCCGAAATGATATTACTG ATATGAACTTGCTGGAGATATCCATGCTGAAAAGTTCTCTATGTTATATAAACATTAAACATTGCACCCTGTTGACAGACGATGGTATATCTACACTACTGTTGAATTGTAGAAAAATGCACTCGATGGTTCTTTCTTATACATCGTTTGGATATCATTCAATTCAAACCCTATGCTCATTGGATCCTTCAGATAGCTTTTCTTACCATAAGGATGAACATGCTCATGTTATGGCATTTAGGTTGCAAGAATTGCATCTGGAAGGCTGTGAAG GTATTAGTTGTGCTGCTATGTCCCAGCTAGTGAGTAATATGAATATTGTGAAGTCCTTATGCTTAAGGGAGACATCACTTGCAGATGGCGCTCTCTGCAACTTTGTTGGCTCTTCACTTGAGTATCTTGATATTTCGGAGACTCTG GTTTCTATGGTCTCATTGGCACCAGTTATACGAAGGAACTCTAATTTGAGCTGCTTGAAAACAGCTGGATGCCGTAACCTGCTGTTTGAACAGGGTGAGGTACAATCCACGAGTGGTAACAAGTATGGCAGGTTTCTTCAGGAGATAACCAGTATGTGCTATTTGGAGGATGTAGAAATGGGCTGGGCATTTTGCCCTGTTCGAGTTGATGACCTCATTCCTTCTTTTAGTAAAGTAAGGAGGATGACAGTTGGCCTCGGCACAACATTACCGGAGAATATCCTGCATGCTCTTCCTGAGATCTGCCCGTTTCTCGAGTCTTTGGTTCTTAGGTTTCAG GTAATCTCTGACAGAGTTGTAAGAAATCTATTGGAATCATCAACAAATCTTCAGGTGCTCTGCCTGCACTATTGCCTCGGGAGTTTGACTTCATTTAGCTTTCAAACAAAGGCACCTGCGTTAAGAATATTACGGCTCCAGTGGGTTACTCCATGGATCACAAATGATGATCTGACAATTCTTACACAGAATTGCAATTTAGTTGAACTTTTGCTGTCTGGTTGCAAACTCCTGGACCCCA GCTCTCAAGAGATAATCTCGTCTGGGTGGCCAAACTTGACATGCTTACAGCTTGAG GAATGTGGTCGGATAACAGTTGATGGGGTTTCTTCTATTTTAGACTGTAAAGCTTTGGAAGATGTCTTGATTAGGCACACG GGTAGAGGTATCGGAAGAACCATCATTACTGATGCAATCAGAGAG CTACCGCTCTTGAGGAAGCTGGCGCTGGACCTCTGCGACGCGTCCGAGGGCGGCTACGACACCCCGAAC GTTCCGGAGGGGAAGATGATGAGGAGCGTGAGGATGAGCAGGTGCAAGAAGTCGGCGGCAGCGGCGAGGTCGTGCTTTGGAGAGGCGTCCTCCTCGAGCTCGAACCCGAAGCCGGTGCAGCACAGGGAGACCATCGTGCTGGAGTGGAGCAGCCGGCAGCTGACGACCACCGTAGTGGAAGAAAGACTCTAG